In Labrus mixtus chromosome 9, fLabMix1.1, whole genome shotgun sequence, the DNA window catgctaacacaacaatgcagcacaagttgttttggtttcatgctggtgctcaagggcggcATCTGCTGGATTAAAAAATCGCATACAAAGCCTTGAAAAAGTAATGGAGAGATGTGATTTGAGCTGCTGTACCTTCTTTATGAGGACCACCACCCCTTGCTCCAGGCTGATCAGTTTCTCAGACACCCATTTGGTTTTGTTGAGCAGCATGTCGGGAGCACCGTCGTAGCGGTCCAGTGTGGCCTGCAGGTAGACCAGAGGCTCGATCCAGGACTGGACTAGCATCAGCACAGAGTGGAGCAACCATTTATCCTGCAGGGTGGACATGTAATTAGATGATAGAACCGAATAAATAAGTGAATTAAAGCCCAGAAACTGCATAATGCATAACGACAAAGTTATCCTTTTAAGactatacaattaaaaaaataggaCACAAAcgaaataaaacatgaagaaagaagATGACACAGATACAGAAGCTGTGACTTTGCTCTGTGTCTTAGTGGTAATATTCAGATCTGTTCATAATAGCAGCTGTTTGCTCAAGAGAATTTCTGCAAGAAAGTAATGAACAGAAGCAATCAAAGAGCAGGACCGACTGAAGCTCAGGCTGCAAAACTTAATAACAGCATGGCTTTTGATCAAGGCGGCTCATCAGCTACAAAACATACTAGCAGCCAAAGTGGGATAAAAATGTGGTGGGTGAGGCAGCTGAGCCTGCTTAAAATCCCCTAAGCGGAGAAACTGCAAATGACCACCATACAAATGGCCATTAAACCGCAGAGCAGGCAACATTTCAGCAGAAAGGGCAGAGGATAAATtatgaacagagagaggagcccTGCAGTATATGCATTTTCAAAGATCACATTTAATATAATGACACAACTTTCAACCAGCAGTTTCAATATTAGATACACAGTCCATCAATTTTTACTTTGGCAATATATACAAATGGCCTGTATTAAAATGTGGATTAGTATAgaattttacaatttaaaatatcaCAGCCATATTACACTTTTAGTTTTAATCTTACTGATCAAGCTGCACTTTGGTCTAAAATGCTTTGCACTGCTGTACAAAGGCCAACACACAAGTATGAGcagaaaatattctttaaatgttAGACAGGCGACTGAATTTATGGGATTCTGCAAACAAACCTATCATGCAACAGCAGACATGGGGCAAGCATTTTAAGGGTCGGGGGTTCAGTTGGTCGAGTGCTGTAGTTcttgaaatcggtcttggtcttaagaccactttttgaaggtcttagtcttgaatttaaattttaaacTGGCAATTTAAACTGGCaattttaaactggcatattcagtctgatcattctccacctggtctcataactcctttacatcctgtacatttgtgtttttaatgttaattttattgttgtgttgttactttgtttttatctctgctttgtaaggtgaccttgagagttttgaaatgcacctttaaataaaatgtattattattattattattgttatttattggaATTGAAGGCAGTTtttactcggccttgtctcagtctcagactgggcggactctggatttgtattcaagaccaccactgattggctatttgtccacgtcattactgtgattagaaggaaaacgcccccttctaaaacaacaaataaaatgtttccccCGATTACagctgcaaccttcccggtgttacatTCCAAATGAGTGACACGTCCCCTGCATACACAATGATGATTTGTCATTGATACGCAtgtatggtcttggtcttgtctctgtctcgtcctgccttggtcttggtcttgtcctggtctTGATACtgtaaatgtcttggtcttggtccctgatcactctggtctcggttactGTCGTCTTGACTACAACCCTAAGTTGGTTACTTGCAACAGCTTTACATTTATCTCATACTATCCctgcaaacatgcacaaatgcacattcaaatgcaaacaacaacaactaaaaactCATCTTATTTGCAGATGCCCAATCACACAAACTTGAATctgtgtacatactgtacataaacaTACATGCCAACAACAGCCACAAAGGGATACAGGCACTTCATACTAGATTACCATGAAAGCCTTgacaaagtaaataaagaaaagctgcGATGAGTTGCCATGTACTCACAGATATCTGTTGGATTTCACTTTTGGAGCTGGGGATGGGTAAAGTTTTAGTGATGCATGCGTAGCCAGCTTGGTTCCTCTGGAGCTGCAGTGGGAATGGGACAAACATCTCCTCCTACAATCCATACAAACATGAGGATGtgggaaagaaaacacatgaaaatacattttgagtaCAGCTGGGTGTCTGAGTAGCTCTACTTGCATGTGCACAAATACTTTTGAATACTTAGGCTGAACATTACAGAATCCTACCTTGTGTTGGTTAGTGAAATACTACTGATTGCTCAATCCTATCCCTTTAGAAATAGCGTCTTGGAAAATAGTtgagaaacattttttgtgGATTTTCTGATATCTGATAACCTTCAATACTCATGGGTACagaattagaagaaaaaaatgacaatagcagacacacaaaaagaaaaatagcaaTCTAGGCCATTGGAGACACGgtagaaacacattttgttctCCAGCATGTTCTCATGTATAGACCCCATGCAGCGTCTCCTCAGTAACAAGCCCTACATCATCGCATTTCAAAGACCATTTTGGATCCGGAGCTACAGACTGAAGGGGGGATTCAACAGGCTGCAAAACCTGTGCTATCGCTGCCGCAGAATATCATTATCACGTTGGTATTACTCCAGTGTAGGCCTGCCTCTTCAATAAAACATCATTGCCttcagaagaggagagagagaatattaCTTTGAAGCCTGGCAGTGAGGCGATGATCATGTCGGAatcaaaagcaaacaacacaTAGTATCTAACAGAAAGTGTCAGTGATTTCGGTGCAGTATTCTGTAGgagagaacaacaaaaaaagtaatttttgcTGTCGTTGTAGAACTCATTCCAAGTGTTGATAGATAGCACGCTGTatttgttcataaaaaaaaaaagacacagcttAAAAGAGATCTTTGGTTCCTTACCGAGACCTATGGGAAATGTTGCTTTAGGTTTGTTGTCTTttacactgagaaaaaaaaaataattcaattgcTTTCTCGATGAGTCAGTTTTAATACAAAGCAAGATTTTGAAGTTCaatatgaaatgtaataatataGCTTCTTAAAGCCAAAAACGTTTCATCAGTGTCACTGCAGCCTTTGCAGAAGGTTTTCTTTCTACAGCActgctttcttttatttatttatttattatatctttatttGGAACGGACACCAACattagtaaaaataaaaacaaatgtttttttgttgattttgagtCCGGAAAAAGCGCATCACCAGTCATCCAGGCAAACGAGTCCAAAGAAAGTAAAGTCATGGATCGTGGATCAGATTTCGTTCGTCCTTTGTAGTGACCACTCTCCTCTAATAACTTAAATTTCACAGCAATTGTGATAGAGTAACAGATCAGTGGGTACACATTATCCTCTGACAATTTTCCCGGGATAAACATAGCCAGATGAGGCTCACATGCTCACATGTTCAATATTGCCCCTGTAGCTCATGGACTCTCTTGCCTTTCAGTTGAATCCATCTTTCAAAGCACAATGGAAATGATTTCCATTGTCATGTGCTGCTCAATGTGAAGTGGCAATATATGAGCATTGACACAACGATTAAATCTTTAAGAGTGGACTGAACATTTGTTTCTTCCTACACAGTACAGAAGTGCATGTATACATCGCGGACGTAATGGTCATTGTTACTCACAAACAAAGAGCATGACTCCTCTGAGACCCGGTAGATGAGCTCAGCGTGCTGGATGACCCGGTCCAGAAGTTTCTCTTGAGAGATGGAGGGGCAGCGGGAGAAGCTGCCGTGATCTTCCCTACAGTCCAGAGGGAGGCTGCAGGTTAACAGATAGGGCCAGAGGAATACAGCCCACACGGCCCGCTGTATGACTggaaaacacattcacacaaaaggGAACAAATGTTTACCAGTACAACCAAAGTCTGAACACAAAAACCTGAACATCCTCTatcttgtttctttgtctttgtactggatttcaccttttcatttttttaaaaataaaatcatactCTAGGATCCACTCAATCTTTTTGTAACCTGATTTTACAAATCAGATTGTCTTGAACTGTAATGCAGTACCTGTTGTCATAGTCATCCTGTTTGTAGTTGTCAGGTCTCTTTAGTTTTTCTAGCATGCCCACTTCTCTTATAAAGCCTGACCAGGCCATGAATAAGAGCAAAAGGTCATTTTAGGCTTACGCAGGTTCTTCAGTTCCCGTAGGCTCTTGTTATAGGATACCGTGTTTTTCTATGAAGGGGGGGGACCTTTAACTTCTCACTTGTTTATCATTGTAGTCTTGAGACAGATGGCTATTGCAACCCGAATGCAGGTGACTGTGTGTAAAGGAGGACCGCTTTAGAGGGGATTTCTTGAATTTTCATGTGACACCTCTGAGGCAGACAGAGTTTTAAAATGGTCACCAAGCCTTCCTATTGGTTAACAAACATGGATGTGTTTTATCAGATATATATGTTTATGAGACCAAGCTCATTCTCTTGAAACCCCAAAAATGTTAAAGTACGCTTTTAAACATTCTCACTCAAACTAAATATGTTCACATGAAGATGCTCACATAATTaacattgaaacacattcatgttAAGATGgccgctggtggcgcagtggttggtgcgcgcgtcccatgtacggaggctatagtcctcgacGCGGTCGGGGACTAAAAAGATGGGATATACACATAAGTCTGCAAATACTAGTTTGTGTATCTATATACTTTGTATGTGTGTCGttttatcattttctttttctgtgtgtgttttcttactgtgttcatttcactcttttttaTCTGTATATAGTTTGGTTTTCAGTTTAATATGTGAATGAGCTCagtcatatttgtgtgtgtgtgtgatcaagGACCGTGTCATATTTTACTCTGCTTTGCaattggggtaaaaaaaaacacttagttAATCTCtattgttgttgcattttttatatatcaaaaatgatcacctgaagaagacctctggttaAAACGTTGTGaacattaaaacctttttttatggCATTTCAGCGAGTGTGGGCCTATCTTCTTCCACAATTTTTCATATACCCCGTGTTTCTATAGGCCTACATAAAAAAATTCTCCCCAAAAGGTGAAAAAGATGTAACATGAATAAGAAGATTTCTTACAAATAATGTCCCATGTTTGCCTTATGAACTGTTAAAACAGAGCATCACATTTTGGCTGGGAACACGATAATGTAAGATGGAGATGAAATTCATTTCATagatctcccccccccccctccagatGACAGACATTATTTGATGTACAGCTAATTTCATTAAcacatatattttgtattttgcaatTGGATTAACTATTTTGATAGGATGCAATTTTCCTTTAAGGTTGCTCATGGTTACGGTTGGcggagtgatattgctttaagacaagtgAAGTGATGTATCACTGCAGCTGAAGTAACTTGGGgttatatgttttcatttttcaaacttgGAGGTAGCCACTTGATATAACCTTGCCATGAACATGCCCTCATATTTGCtgtaacctctctctctctgttgttttgtgaaatgttacCACTCATCACACGATCCTCTGAGGCTTGAATTAGATTCTTTATTTCAATTTGAAAACCGAGTTTAAGACACCTTCAGCATTAATTATTTCACAACATACCGGACATCTCTAATGCATACTACTGCcatagtttttcttttaaggCATAAACATATTTCTCCTGTATttaagtaaaagaaaaactggGGAGTTTTCCAAACTAGCAATATAAAATCTGTTTCAGCTGACTgcagttaaaaaatgtattcagataAAGCGTTTGTACACTTTTATTCCACTACAATAATGCAAGAGTGAAGACTGAGACTGATTAGATTTACCaaacaaaagccccaaaaaggAATGGGTTGAAAAATCCCTCCTTTCAGCTGAGGTAAGTAATGTAGATTTAAACAAGCATGACAGAGAAGGCTGTGGGAAAGACAGCGTGGAACTGTAatagacacaacaacaaaaaagaggcTCAATGAATAGGAGTCAGAAATCACTGGGATCTAACAAAAAGCCCTcagatcttctttttttgtttactttgacATTCATATTCCATTGGCGCCCAAAACCATGGGTGTTTGAGTAGCTCTACCCAGAAGCTATAGTCCTCCCATTGTAACGATTGTTTGGCTGTCATAGAGGAACGCACATATTAAGTTGTAATCCACGCCTACTTCAAAGACAGACTTCACATAATTCTCCTGCTCTTTCTTGCTACTCTGCTTATTTTACAAATCCATTAAAATCGTTTCTTTATAAATGTAATCAGGTACTCAACCCATCCATTTTTCTAAGGCAAATTCAAGGAAATCTCTTCCTCATCACAGAGCCTCACACACATAACAAAGCAGATCTTTTGCATTACACTTGTAGGTCAACATGTGCCAAGTGAGAATATGAACAAAGACCAAGACCCAATCATCTTTGTGAGGTTTTATTCTTGAATAACTGCAGAGAGTGTATCATGGTGACCAGTCTGcagaaaaactcaaatgaaTGAGACACTCAAGActccttttaaacatgtcaaggAGAAAGGAACAATATTGACAAGCTCTGTTGTAGGAGATGAGCAGTTTAACACGATCAACCTAAACAGAAGAAGAGCAAATGTCCATGCAGTCATCCTTGTAGAGATCAAAGGCCATGCAAAAAACCTCTAGACTAACAAGATGTTTATAGGCCAGTTTAACCTAAAACAGCATTTCTTGAAATGCCATACAGTTcacaacagatttattttaacacatcaacaaaatacatttttcccaTTACAACTGTCATCTGAATTGATATGTTTATGATGTGGATTTTGGGCGATTTATAGAAAACCTGATGATTTTCTCTAAGTGGAAACAATGGCATTTCTTGCAATTTGAAGACAGTGTGTTGGGAGTGTTTGTTCCCCCAAAAGTTGCCTCATacacatacatccatccatccattatctatacagcTTTACCTGATCAAGGTGGCGGGGGGGCTGGAGctaatcccagctgtcattgggcgagagtcGGGGAACGCCCTGCCAATCatagggctgacatatagagacagacaaccaaccACATTCATAGCTATGGGCAATTTAGAGTAATCAATTATCCTGACCATACCCATACAATTGAATTGTCTTTTAATGTTTGGTATAAACCAAAAGCTACTATCTTAACCAGGAAGTTAGATAGTCATCTGAAATCCTATTTTTTCTTTACCTTGACTGAACCATAGAAGAGTGTTAATATTCAACTTAACAGTTGACGTTTTTGTTGAAGCATGTTTAAGGATAAGCTCAAGACAGAAGGGGATCAGTGTGAAGCATTGGCTGGGTGTCGTGTTACTGAATTTGACGTCACAGAGAATGTTCCTACTCGCCCATCCTCAAGACACCTGAAGCCGTCCGACTGTCACCCTGCTACATATGAAACAATGTTCTCTCCTTATCACCTTTCCtttgcccctcctcctcctcttcccaccACCAGTTTGGCAGATTTTAGCacaatttttatttgaaaatccttataaataatattacttaATATGCAGGgagtacaaaataaatataacacaACTGTATCTTAGATATTTTACCAATGAtccaaataaatgtaattaGACTGAAATCATTGATGTGAtggcattttttaaatcttattttaatgtactttggaaaacagagaaaaaggtaCTTGCAGAGTGTGATGGAGCATACCGTCTCCAGTGCTAAAATGTagattcatttttcataaatgtttATGTTCAAGGCCAAGAGGAAGGTGCACATTCCTCTCACTCAAGAGTCAATGTTTATGTAAAAATATGGACATAATTCACTTCACTAAAAGTActtaaaatgactaaaactaatttgtaaattaaactttttttccccaatttaaagttaaagaaaactTAATGTTTACAATATCCACTCATCGACCTGGTACAACTTACTAGTACAGGGTTGGACCCCCTTTTGCCTTCAGATATGCCTTAATCCTTTGTGGCACAGATTAGATTCAACAAGGTGCTGAAAACATTCCTCAGAGATATTGTGTTTCCATGTTAACATGATAGCATCACACAGTTGCTGCAGAGTTGTCAGCTGCATATCCATGGGACTTAATCTCCCGTTACACCACATCCCAAAGGTGCTCAGTTGGATTGAGATCTGGTGATTGTGGAGGTCCATTTGAGTTCAGTGAACTCATTGTCATGTTCAAGAAACCAGTTTGAGAAGATATGAGCTTTGCGTTATCCTGCTGGAAGTAGCCATCAGAAGATGGGTACACTGTGATCATAAAGGGATGGACATGGTCAACAACAATACTGGATGTGTTGTGGTTATTTGAGTTAATGTTGCCCTTCTTTCAGCACTAACCAGTCTGGCTATTCTCCTCTGAACCTCTGGCATCAACAAGGCATTTTCGCCCCAGAGTACGGTCGCTTACtggatattttctctttttctgaccATTCTCTGTAAACCCTTGAGATGGTTGTGAGTGAAAATTCTAGTAGATTACCAGTTGCTAAAATATTCAGACTAGCAATGCCACATTCAAAGTCACCAAAATCACCTTTCTTCCCCATTCTGCTGCTCAGTTTGAACTTCAGTCTATATGCCCAAATGCACTGAGATGCTGTCATGTAATTGGCTGATAAGATTTTTGCATTACGTTGAACAACTGTACCTAATAAAGTGGCCGGTGAGTTTCATATATCTTTGATGTTTGGACTTAAGAAGGGAAGTTTGGTCATTTCTTTCTTAGTTTAATCA includes these proteins:
- the smtla gene encoding somatolactin alpha is translated as MTMTTVIQRAVWAVFLWPYLLTCSLPLDCREDHGSFSRCPSISQEKLLDRVIQHAELIYRVSEESCSLFEEMFVPFPLQLQRNQAGYACITKTLPIPSSKSEIQQISDKWLLHSVLMLVQSWIEPLVYLQATLDRYDGAPDMLLNKTKWVSEKLISLEQGVVVLIKKMLNEGMTTTAYSEQGLLQFDGQPEMLESVMRDYTLLSCFKKDAHKMEILLKLLKCRQTDTYNCA